One part of the Pirellulales bacterium genome encodes these proteins:
- the der gene encoding ribosome biogenesis GTPase Der, with amino-acid sequence MGIPQVVIVGRPNVGKSSLFNWIVGKRLAIVDGTAGVTRDRLTHLMCVDDRYFELVDTGGIGVEDVDNLTADIEQQITIALESASVVLFVVDTRSGVVPLDQEVSKRLRYIDVPILCVANKADAPSMDIQADEFYKLGRGKIVRVSAKENRGRQELLDLIIERLPPDDGLSPAPAEATMKVAIVGRRNTGKSTFVNSLAKAERMITSEVPGTTRDSVDVRFELDGKAFMAIDTPGLRRRKSITTDIDFYSLHRAQRSIRRADVVLLFFDASQPISKVDKQLGDYISEQYKPCVFVVNKWDLLADSMPTEKWVKYLRDTFRSMWHVPIAFITGQTGKNVKALLNHGQMLFKQSQDRVSTADLNKLVRAALDGNPPPLSSNRRPKIYYGTQVGIQPPTIVLFCNEPRLFKTDYRRYLLGVFRDHLPFGEVPIKLYLRRSEEGSGDSAKEIDSTTASHE; translated from the coding sequence ATGGGTATCCCGCAGGTTGTCATTGTCGGCCGGCCGAACGTAGGCAAGTCGAGCCTTTTCAATTGGATCGTTGGCAAGCGACTGGCCATTGTCGACGGCACGGCAGGCGTCACGCGGGACCGCCTCACACACCTGATGTGTGTCGATGACCGCTACTTCGAACTGGTCGATACCGGCGGTATTGGCGTCGAAGACGTCGATAACCTCACGGCGGACATTGAGCAGCAAATCACGATCGCGTTGGAGTCTGCAAGCGTCGTGCTATTCGTGGTCGATACGCGCAGTGGGGTCGTGCCGCTGGATCAAGAGGTCTCGAAGCGGCTGCGATACATCGACGTGCCGATCCTCTGTGTGGCGAACAAGGCCGACGCGCCGAGCATGGACATCCAAGCCGATGAATTCTATAAGCTGGGGCGCGGCAAGATCGTGCGCGTCAGCGCCAAGGAAAACCGCGGTCGGCAAGAGTTACTCGATTTAATCATCGAGCGGCTGCCACCGGACGACGGCCTATCCCCTGCTCCTGCCGAAGCCACGATGAAGGTGGCGATCGTCGGCCGCCGCAATACGGGCAAAAGCACTTTTGTTAATAGTTTGGCCAAGGCCGAACGAATGATTACCAGCGAAGTGCCCGGCACCACGCGAGACAGCGTCGATGTGCGCTTCGAGCTCGACGGCAAGGCCTTCATGGCCATCGATACGCCGGGGTTGCGGCGTCGCAAGAGCATTACGACCGACATCGACTTTTACAGCTTACATCGCGCACAGCGCAGCATCCGCCGCGCGGACGTCGTATTGCTATTCTTCGATGCGTCGCAGCCCATCAGCAAGGTTGACAAGCAGTTGGGCGACTACATTAGCGAGCAATACAAGCCTTGTGTCTTTGTCGTCAATAAGTGGGACTTGCTGGCCGATTCGATGCCGACGGAGAAGTGGGTCAAATACCTGCGCGACACTTTCCGCTCGATGTGGCACGTGCCCATCGCCTTTATTACGGGTCAGACCGGCAAAAACGTCAAAGCGCTGTTGAACCACGGCCAGATGCTCTTCAAGCAATCGCAGGATCGTGTGTCGACGGCCGATTTGAACAAGCTTGTGCGAGCAGCCCTGGATGGGAATCCGCCGCCGCTGTCGTCCAATCGTCGGCCGAAGATCTATTACGGCACGCAAGTGGGCATTCAGCCGCCAACTATCGTGCTGTTCTGCAACGAACCGCGACTCTTCAAAACGGATTATCGCCGCTATTTGTTGGGGGTGTTCCGTGACCACCTTCCATTCGGCGAAGTCCCCATCAAGCTCTACCTACGGCGCAGCGAAGAAGGGTCAGGGGATTCTGCCAAGGAAATCGACTCGACGACGGCCTCTCACGAGTAG
- a CDS encoding ATP-dependent Clp protease proteolytic subunit, translating to MDHADHDEPIEIAMVGDLTDSENELSSKLLDVQPGGQCTLFIDSPGGSPYSGLSLMSLILLRGIRATGIVTGECSSAALWPFAACRRRIVTPYSVLLFHPMKWQSEEHVGLAEAAEWARHFGQLETEMDQVLASLFNVPEDEMSRWIRPGKYISGRELAAAGMAELADLKVLKLFERNGASPGRKRTKAMR from the coding sequence ATGGACCATGCAGATCACGATGAACCGATCGAAATCGCGATGGTGGGCGACCTCACCGACAGTGAGAACGAATTGAGCAGTAAGCTGCTCGACGTCCAGCCCGGTGGCCAGTGCACTCTGTTCATCGATTCGCCTGGTGGCAGCCCCTACTCAGGTCTATCGCTGATGTCGCTGATCCTGTTGCGCGGCATTCGGGCCACTGGCATTGTGACGGGCGAGTGTTCGTCGGCCGCACTATGGCCCTTTGCCGCGTGCCGGCGCCGCATTGTCACTCCCTACAGCGTTTTGCTGTTTCATCCCATGAAATGGCAGAGCGAAGAGCACGTCGGACTGGCCGAAGCGGCGGAGTGGGCCCGACATTTCGGTCAGCTCGAAACTGAAATGGACCAGGTCTTGGCGAGCTTATTCAACGTTCCCGAGGACGAGATGTCTCGCTGGATCCGTCCGGGCAAGTACATTTCCGGGCGTGAACTGGCTGCGGCTGGCATGGCCGAGCTGGCTGATCTAAAGGTTCTCAAGCTCTTCGAGCGCAACGGTGCCAGTCCGGGGCGCAAGCGAACGAAGGCCATGCGTTAG
- a CDS encoding DUF1326 domain-containing protein, producing the protein MRHSFGILSLGIRSLGLLGVLIVVCASAGAADIRGDYLETRTCDVYTGPCFANGQIGLTGQQAILAWSVDEGSYQGIDLKGLKVVMSVRAKDTLGFGSGLVIHPEPIRSIILVDANASSEQQQALAAFARERAGEVAGEVVRIAAATIDLSIDHVDMAAKLTAGKEIQVETRKLEKGDCVCSNESRFYPPLTAVDNSAPAYTVDASFSGRGLGAQWTAPRTRGAYLATF; encoded by the coding sequence ATGCGGCATTCCTTCGGGATTCTCTCTTTGGGGATTCGTTCCCTAGGTTTGTTGGGTGTGCTGATCGTGGTCTGCGCGAGTGCCGGCGCCGCGGATATTCGCGGTGACTATCTAGAAACCCGCACCTGCGATGTATATACGGGCCCCTGCTTTGCCAACGGACAAATTGGCCTCACTGGTCAACAGGCAATCCTGGCTTGGAGCGTGGACGAAGGTAGCTACCAAGGGATCGATTTAAAGGGGCTGAAAGTCGTGATGAGCGTGCGCGCCAAAGACACTTTGGGCTTTGGCAGCGGGCTGGTAATCCATCCTGAACCGATTCGTTCGATAATCCTGGTCGATGCCAATGCTTCGTCTGAGCAGCAGCAAGCGCTAGCTGCATTCGCGCGTGAGCGGGCCGGGGAAGTGGCGGGCGAAGTAGTGCGGATTGCGGCGGCGACGATCGACCTGTCAATCGATCACGTCGACATGGCTGCCAAGCTCACGGCCGGTAAGGAAATCCAGGTCGAAACGCGGAAACTGGAAAAAGGGGATTGCGTCTGCTCGAACGAATCAAGGTTCTACCCACCGTTGACCGCAGTCGACAATTCGGCCCCAGCGTATACCGTTGACGCGTCTTTTAGCGGGCGCGGACTGGGCGCACAATGGACGGCGCCGCGGACTCGGGGCGCGTACTTGGCAACGTTCTAG
- a CDS encoding serine/threonine-protein kinase, with amino-acid sequence MAEQTAESIAQRAFDLNLLTDRQLQEIWGEFGRRNVTVDEFVQLLLRRELLTNFQLERLLRGERGGYFYGDYKVLYLVAGGSFARVYRAVHKDSGKVVALKVLRRRYCEDPAQTDQFYREGLMGVSLRHPNIVPIFEAVSKGNLHYLVMEFVEGGNLRDFMKVRKKFSPTEATKIATDIAAGLDYAYQRGISHRDLKLTNVLLSSRGQAKLVDFGLAGADERIADESITAETLNARTIDYAGLERATGVRKDDARSDIYFIGCIFYHMLSGKAPLVETRDRIQRLSKSRYTGVEPIHLACPGVPRVVAAVVNKAMSLEADKRFQTPGQMHMDLRMAGDRMAAGEDEACLGTEDITAASMQQLSPADQMKKQREVAQYLPDSQRRALLVVESNSQVQDTFRDALKRYGYRVLVISDAKRALARCEDTQHPIDGVILSSGELKDAVVDAFVDLASGEQTGKVPTVILLDEKHPEWHARIQPHLADHRVVVPLPVKLKAVRDVLFRLVPPVATAET; translated from the coding sequence ATGGCCGAACAGACCGCTGAATCGATCGCTCAGCGCGCGTTCGACCTCAACCTTCTTACGGATCGCCAGTTACAGGAGATCTGGGGCGAGTTCGGTCGACGCAATGTAACGGTCGACGAGTTCGTTCAATTGCTGCTGCGTCGCGAACTGCTGACCAATTTTCAACTAGAGCGTCTGCTACGCGGCGAACGCGGCGGCTATTTCTATGGAGACTACAAGGTCCTGTATCTGGTAGCCGGCGGCAGCTTTGCGAGGGTCTACCGGGCCGTTCACAAAGATTCCGGGAAGGTCGTCGCCCTGAAGGTTCTCCGCCGTCGCTACTGCGAGGATCCGGCGCAGACCGATCAATTCTACCGCGAGGGATTGATGGGGGTTTCGTTGCGACACCCCAACATCGTTCCCATCTTCGAGGCGGTATCGAAGGGCAACTTGCACTATCTCGTCATGGAGTTCGTCGAAGGGGGAAACCTCCGCGATTTCATGAAGGTGCGTAAGAAATTCTCGCCGACCGAGGCCACCAAAATCGCCACCGATATAGCGGCAGGCCTCGACTATGCCTATCAGCGTGGCATCTCCCATCGGGATCTGAAGCTGACTAACGTACTGCTCTCCAGCCGTGGTCAGGCCAAGCTAGTCGATTTCGGACTGGCCGGCGCTGATGAGAGGATTGCCGACGAGTCGATCACTGCAGAAACTTTAAATGCTCGCACGATCGACTATGCCGGATTGGAACGGGCGACGGGCGTACGCAAGGATGACGCCCGTAGCGATATCTACTTTATCGGCTGCATTTTCTACCACATGCTGAGCGGCAAGGCTCCGCTGGTCGAAACGCGCGATCGCATTCAGCGGTTATCAAAGTCGCGCTATACCGGCGTTGAACCAATCCATCTGGCCTGCCCCGGGGTGCCGCGGGTGGTCGCGGCGGTGGTCAACAAGGCCATGAGTCTGGAAGCCGACAAGCGCTTTCAAACTCCCGGCCAAATGCACATGGACCTGCGGATGGCCGGGGACCGCATGGCCGCTGGCGAAGACGAAGCTTGCCTGGGCACCGAGGACATCACCGCGGCCAGCATGCAACAGCTTTCGCCCGCCGATCAAATGAAGAAACAGCGCGAAGTCGCGCAGTATTTACCAGACAGCCAACGGCGCGCCTTGTTGGTGGTCGAGTCGAATTCGCAAGTGCAGGATACGTTCCGTGACGCACTGAAACGCTATGGCTACCGAGTGCTAGTGATCAGCGATGCCAAGCGGGCTCTAGCGCGCTGCGAGGATACGCAGCATCCCATCGACGGGGTCATACTTTCCAGCGGCGAGTTAAAAGACGCGGTTGTCGACGCATTCGTGGATCTCGCCTCGGGGGAACAGACCGGAAAAGTTCCGACGGTGATTCTGCTCGATGAGAAACACCCGGAATGGCACGCGCGGATTCAGCCGCACCTGGCCGATCATCGCGTGGTCGTTCCTTTGCCTGTGAAGCTGAAGGCCGTGCGCGACGTGCTGTTTCGCCTCGTACCCCCGGTTGCCACCGCGGAAACCTGA
- a CDS encoding transcriptional regulator, with protein MSQVSHDTSAESSGLPQDLVLLRSHIESLSPEVREMLAPALSRVVESTQRRRRILGMVQDALGQLRLDMKYLMFDLEATRRERDDYRSRLEQS; from the coding sequence ATGAGCCAAGTTTCCCACGACACGTCCGCCGAATCGTCGGGTCTCCCGCAAGACCTGGTTTTGCTTCGTAGCCATATCGAGTCCCTTTCGCCCGAGGTTCGAGAAATGTTGGCGCCTGCCCTGTCACGCGTTGTCGAAAGCACGCAACGTCGCCGGCGAATCCTCGGCATGGTTCAAGATGCGTTGGGCCAATTGCGGCTCGACATGAAGTATCTGATGTTCGACTTGGAAGCCACCCGCCGCGAGCGTGACGACTACCGCAGCCGGTTGGAACAATCCTGA
- a CDS encoding HEAT repeat domain-containing protein, with the protein MKSIIRVSLIALGTVVLVAPLGCAPQKNEPARQADGKKDSAQTDGTLTKITESASANLAAEADVPTLTARVAGPDSDARWRAARSLGDVGPKAASAVPALLKALGDTEPRVRGHAARALGLIGEKSDDAIKGLVGLVADPDPRVRRAAISALVRLRPVGKDTFALLVQVLEDADPAVVMPALQSLAEGGTAAVPALIEGLKHKEGRYWACIALAEMGPQAKDAVPQLTSLLSDDEPEVRMEAVMALGEIGPDAVSATPALIKTLADATPAVRYAAGFSLGKIGATAALPDLEKAEHDPDPFFSLVAAWAVAKLKPDDKESLNTAIELIVAALKNQDANVRRGAAKALWELNAPPEVVGTALVAALEDADPVVQANVYAGLASLGQVAVPRLLEKLADPRLRDKAMRVLALMGSEAKLAVPPLTEALPGANAQERRDLLFTLASIGPDSAAATAAIVPLLADSDEDVRVAAAYALGKIGPGASAAVDALRKYIDGQDRTLRLVSIWALLRIKPDDSQIVQIAVPELTNVVTQGETDLARTEAAAALGDIGAQAKPARSALQKALSDDSLAVREAAAEALVKIGE; encoded by the coding sequence GTGAAATCTATCATTCGAGTTTCGTTGATTGCCCTGGGGACCGTCGTACTTGTGGCGCCTCTCGGCTGCGCTCCACAGAAGAATGAGCCGGCGCGCCAGGCCGACGGCAAGAAAGATTCCGCGCAAACGGATGGGACTCTCACGAAAATCACGGAGTCGGCTAGTGCAAATCTCGCTGCCGAAGCGGACGTGCCGACTCTTACTGCCCGAGTCGCCGGTCCCGATTCCGACGCCCGCTGGCGCGCCGCCAGGTCGCTAGGGGACGTAGGCCCGAAGGCCGCCTCCGCAGTGCCCGCGTTGCTGAAAGCGCTGGGAGACACAGAACCGCGCGTGCGGGGCCACGCGGCCCGCGCGTTGGGATTGATCGGCGAAAAGTCGGACGATGCGATCAAAGGTTTGGTGGGGCTGGTGGCCGATCCCGATCCGCGCGTGCGCCGTGCCGCGATTTCGGCGCTCGTCCGTTTGCGCCCCGTCGGTAAAGATACGTTTGCGCTCTTGGTCCAAGTGCTCGAAGACGCCGACCCCGCGGTCGTTATGCCCGCCTTGCAATCCTTGGCCGAAGGGGGCACGGCGGCCGTGCCGGCTCTGATCGAGGGCCTTAAGCACAAGGAAGGCCGCTATTGGGCCTGCATTGCACTCGCCGAAATGGGCCCCCAGGCGAAAGACGCCGTGCCTCAACTAACGTCGCTGCTGAGCGACGACGAGCCGGAAGTTCGCATGGAGGCCGTGATGGCGCTAGGCGAAATTGGGCCAGATGCCGTATCCGCTACCCCGGCATTGATTAAGACCCTCGCCGACGCGACCCCTGCCGTGCGTTATGCTGCGGGCTTTTCGTTGGGAAAGATTGGCGCCACGGCTGCCTTGCCGGATCTCGAAAAAGCCGAGCACGATCCGGATCCCTTTTTCAGTCTGGTAGCTGCCTGGGCCGTCGCGAAGCTAAAGCCCGACGATAAGGAATCTCTGAACACGGCCATCGAGCTTATCGTGGCTGCACTCAAGAACCAGGATGCTAACGTGCGCCGCGGGGCCGCCAAGGCCCTCTGGGAATTGAACGCTCCGCCCGAGGTGGTTGGCACGGCGCTTGTGGCCGCACTCGAAGATGCCGATCCTGTGGTGCAAGCCAATGTTTATGCGGGGTTAGCCTCTCTCGGTCAGGTCGCAGTACCAAGATTACTCGAAAAACTTGCCGACCCGCGGCTGCGTGATAAGGCGATGCGCGTGCTCGCCCTAATGGGTTCCGAGGCTAAGCTGGCCGTGCCGCCGTTGACCGAGGCGTTACCGGGCGCGAACGCCCAAGAGCGGCGCGACCTGCTGTTCACTTTGGCGAGCATCGGCCCCGATAGCGCCGCAGCTACGGCGGCGATCGTACCGTTGTTGGCCGACTCGGACGAAGACGTGCGCGTGGCAGCGGCCTATGCCTTGGGAAAAATTGGCCCGGGTGCCTCGGCCGCCGTGGACGCCTTGCGAAAGTATATCGATGGGCAAGACCGCACGCTGCGATTGGTCAGCATCTGGGCACTCCTCCGCATCAAGCCGGACGATAGCCAGATCGTGCAGATCGCTGTCCCGGAGCTGACCAATGTCGTGACTCAGGGAGAGACTGATCTGGCGCGCACCGAAGCGGCCGCGGCTTTGGGCGACATAGGCGCGCAGGCAAAACCTGCTCGATCGGCTCTGCAGAAGGCGCTTTCGGACGATAGCCTGGCCGTCCGCGAAGCGGCGGCCGAAGCGCTTGTAAAAATCGGTGAATAA
- a CDS encoding nuclear transport factor 2 family protein has product MHRSCPALALCAAVVATLLGPTKVSSQEAAKGSVATGEEAIRSATAAYREAVENGDVDAVAKFWTPDADYVDHAGHAFKIQAALAAARNRAQTAGRIARPPLKIETLAVRLLSPDVAVEDGILERAVAAGDEPAKSRYCAVWVKRDGKWLIDGVRESAYSPVTSSNHFEGLDWLVGDWSAEGPQSTAEATYIWGPKKSYLLRQLKLTPKGAEPITATQWIGWDPVHEHIRSFEFDSQGGFRDGVWKRDSDDAWIVSSTTVAADGHVGTATSVYSRIDDNTATWELVDEEMDGDQGSEIQMRATRKPRSK; this is encoded by the coding sequence ATGCATCGATCGTGTCCAGCGCTAGCCCTCTGTGCAGCAGTCGTGGCGACGTTGCTAGGGCCGACCAAGGTGTCGTCCCAGGAGGCCGCCAAAGGTTCCGTGGCGACGGGCGAGGAAGCCATCCGCAGTGCCACGGCCGCTTATCGCGAGGCAGTCGAGAACGGCGATGTCGACGCGGTGGCAAAATTCTGGACGCCGGATGCTGACTATGTCGACCATGCAGGACACGCATTCAAGATTCAGGCCGCGTTGGCAGCCGCACGAAATCGCGCGCAAACAGCGGGTCGCATCGCGCGTCCTCCTCTAAAGATCGAAACTTTGGCAGTTCGGCTTCTCAGCCCTGATGTCGCTGTGGAAGACGGCATTCTCGAACGGGCCGTCGCGGCCGGAGACGAGCCTGCTAAGAGTCGCTATTGTGCGGTGTGGGTGAAACGGGACGGCAAGTGGCTCATTGACGGCGTTCGCGAGTCGGCCTACAGCCCGGTAACATCTTCCAATCATTTCGAAGGCCTCGATTGGTTAGTCGGTGACTGGTCGGCCGAAGGTCCACAATCCACAGCCGAAGCAACCTACATTTGGGGCCCCAAGAAAAGCTACCTCCTGCGTCAGCTTAAGCTGACGCCGAAAGGAGCCGAGCCGATTACCGCGACCCAATGGATCGGCTGGGATCCGGTACACGAGCATATCCGCTCGTTCGAGTTCGATTCCCAAGGCGGATTTCGCGACGGGGTTTGGAAAAGGGACAGTGACGACGCGTGGATTGTTTCCAGCACCACCGTCGCGGCAGACGGTCATGTCGGCACCGCGACAAGCGTCTACAGCCGCATTGACGACAACACGGCAACTTGGGAGTTGGTAGACGAAGAGATGGATGGCGATCAGGGTTCGGAAATCCAAATGCGTGCCACCCGCAAACCACGCAGCAAATAA
- a CDS encoding uracil-DNA glycosylase: MSDKAGRSTGRAVVQTLESLERAGITHLPKKRSRAARPAPGGQEISPAAVVRATEPEVTVSPAAAAIPTPQVRNLTRDERVAQLEIIRGEVAGCQRCGELAATRCKTVFGSGTPQPRLVFMGEAPGADEDRQGEPFVGRAGQLLTKIIEACTLRREDVYILNTLKCRPPENRTPLPQEAANCREFLDRQLAILQPEYICCLGAVAAQNLLGTTQTIGRLRGSLHAFQGFRVLCTYHPAYLLRNPAAKKDCWQDMQLLLREMGIPLPSAGSQS, translated from the coding sequence ATGTCTGACAAAGCGGGTCGCTCAACGGGGCGCGCGGTCGTCCAGACGTTGGAATCTCTGGAACGGGCTGGAATCACACATCTGCCCAAGAAACGCTCGCGCGCGGCGCGACCGGCCCCCGGGGGGCAAGAAATCTCCCCGGCGGCTGTGGTCCGCGCGACGGAGCCCGAGGTTACTGTCAGTCCGGCAGCCGCGGCGATCCCGACACCCCAGGTTCGGAACCTGACACGCGACGAGCGCGTGGCGCAGCTGGAAATTATTCGCGGCGAAGTCGCTGGCTGCCAGCGCTGTGGGGAGTTGGCTGCCACGCGTTGCAAAACCGTGTTCGGTTCCGGAACTCCTCAACCACGCCTGGTATTCATGGGTGAGGCACCCGGTGCCGACGAAGACCGCCAAGGTGAGCCGTTCGTCGGCCGTGCTGGCCAACTGCTTACCAAAATCATCGAGGCCTGTACGCTCCGTCGGGAGGATGTTTATATCCTCAACACGCTCAAATGCCGGCCCCCCGAGAACCGCACGCCGCTCCCCCAGGAGGCGGCCAACTGTCGTGAGTTTCTCGATCGGCAATTGGCCATCTTGCAGCCCGAGTACATCTGCTGCTTGGGAGCGGTAGCTGCGCAAAATCTGCTCGGCACCACGCAGACCATTGGTCGCTTACGCGGAAGTTTGCATGCGTTTCAAGGTTTCCGCGTATTGTGCACCTATCATCCGGCCTACTTGCTGCGCAATCCGGCTGCCAAGAAAGACTGCTGGCAAGATATGCAGTTGCTATTGCGCGAGATGGGTATCCCACTGCCAAGTGCGGGCAGCCAATCCTGA
- the ald gene encoding alanine dehydrogenase gives MIVGVPKEIKRDEYRVALLPVGVEELVRAKHEVLVESGAGLGSGILDEQYIEQGARMVEGPAEVFARADMVLKVKEPLPSEWPLLRRRQIVFTYFHFAADRLLTEAVLASGCTAVAYETLRDDNGRLPLLTPMSEVAGRMSIQEGAKYLERPQMGRGILLGGVPGVAPANITILGGGVVGANAAKVAAGFGANVGLMDVNMDRLRYLDDIMPANVDCLFSDRHTIREQLRRADLVIGAVLIPGARAPMLIEESDLKVMQPGSVIIDVAIDQGGCVATSHPTTHSEPTFLVEQVVHYCVTNMPGAVGRTSTYALCNVTLPWALHLARYGLAESCQRFPPIARAVNIMDGAVTNRAVAETFDMPLNPCFDH, from the coding sequence GTGATCGTCGGCGTACCCAAGGAAATCAAGCGCGACGAATACCGCGTGGCACTGCTGCCCGTCGGCGTCGAAGAGTTGGTCCGCGCCAAGCACGAGGTCCTGGTCGAATCCGGTGCGGGCCTTGGCTCGGGCATACTGGACGAACAATACATCGAGCAGGGCGCCCGCATGGTCGAAGGCCCCGCAGAAGTTTTCGCCAGGGCCGACATGGTCCTCAAGGTGAAAGAGCCTCTCCCCAGCGAATGGCCGCTGCTGCGCCGGCGGCAAATCGTATTCACATATTTTCATTTCGCCGCGGATCGGCTTCTGACCGAAGCCGTATTAGCCAGCGGCTGCACCGCGGTTGCCTACGAGACACTGCGCGACGACAACGGACGTCTGCCGCTGTTGACGCCCATGAGCGAGGTGGCCGGTCGCATGAGCATCCAGGAAGGGGCCAAATATCTCGAGCGCCCTCAGATGGGGCGCGGGATTTTGCTGGGGGGAGTGCCCGGAGTGGCCCCCGCCAACATCACGATCCTGGGGGGAGGCGTGGTGGGCGCGAATGCCGCAAAGGTTGCGGCTGGCTTCGGCGCCAACGTCGGACTTATGGACGTCAACATGGATCGGCTGCGCTATCTCGACGATATCATGCCGGCCAACGTCGATTGTCTGTTCAGCGATCGCCATACGATTCGCGAGCAATTGCGTCGCGCAGACTTGGTGATCGGCGCCGTGCTGATCCCCGGTGCCAGAGCGCCGATGCTGATCGAGGAAAGCGACCTGAAGGTGATGCAGCCGGGCAGCGTGATCATCGACGTGGCCATCGACCAAGGGGGCTGCGTTGCCACCAGCCATCCGACGACGCATAGCGAACCGACGTTCCTGGTCGAGCAAGTCGTCCATTATTGCGTTACCAACATGCCGGGCGCGGTGGGGCGCACCAGCACATACGCGCTGTGCAACGTAACGCTTCCTTGGGCGTTGCACCTGGCACGCTACGGTTTGGCAGAATCCTGCCAGCGCTTTCCGCCTATCGCCCGCGCGGTAAACATCATGGATGGCGCGGTCACCAATCGAGCCGTGGCCGAGACGTTTGACATGCCACTGAACCCTTGTTTCGACCATTGA